The following nucleotide sequence is from Acinetobacter equi.
CATTAATAGATGGACCTTCTTCATCAGATGTGATGAGAAAAGCAATTGAACCTTTGTGGTTGGGATGCTTTGCCACGAAACGTTCAGAAGCAATCACCATTGCTGCAAGTGCTGTTTTCATATCAGCACTACCACGACCATAAAGTTTTCCATCACGAATTTCAGGAACAAATGGATCAGAATTCCAAGCATCTAAATGACCTGTTGGAACAACATCTGTATGACCAGCAAAACAAAAAACAGGAGATTCTGTGCCTTTACGAGCCCATAAATTATCAACATCGTCGAAACGCATGTTTTCAATATTAAAACCAATTTTTTCTAGGCGCTTGGCCATGATTTCTTGGCAAGTATGATCAATAGGAGTTACAGAGGGTTGGCGTAATAATTGTAAGCTAAGCTCAAGAGTTTCTGACGAAATCATACCAATAAGTCATGTCTAAAAAGTCACCCTATAATAGGCGAAACTCTAAAATAAGGGGAGTTCCAAATGAAAAAAACCTTATCTAAGATAAGGTTTTTAAGAGGGGGCTTTTAGATATTATTTATTTTTAATTTCATTGGACGTTTTTTCAGCAGTATCTGTGACAACGCTTCCAACTTTAGAAACATCTTGTCCAACGCCTTTAACAGTATTACATCCAACTAATACAAAACTTAGTGCCAAAGCAGAAAATAGAACTTTTTTCATTAATATCACCCTTTTGATTTACTA
It contains:
- a CDS encoding entericidin A/B family lipoprotein; the encoded protein is MKKVLFSALALSFVLVGCNTVKGVGQDVSKVGSVVTDTAEKTSNEIKNK